In a single window of the Melissococcus plutonius ATCC 35311 genome:
- the rplV gene encoding 50S ribosomal protein L22, which produces MPEQITSAKATAKTVRTSPRKARLVIDLVRGKSVADAISILKFTPNKSAEIIEKVLMSAVANAENNFDLDVENLVVSEAFVNEGPTMKRFRPRAKGSASPINKRTSHITVVVSEK; this is translated from the coding sequence ATGCCAGAACAAATTACATCAGCTAAAGCAACTGCAAAAACTGTTCGTACTTCACCTCGTAAAGCCCGTTTAGTGATCGATCTTGTTAGAGGGAAAAGCGTTGCAGATGCAATTTCAATTTTGAAATTTACGCCGAATAAATCAGCTGAAATTATTGAAAAAGTTCTAATGTCTGCAGTAGCAAATGCAGAAAACAACTTTGACTTAGATGTTGAGAATTTAGTCGTATCTGAAGCTTTTGTTAACGAAGGACCAACGATGAAACGTTTCCGTCCACGTGCAAAAGGTTCAGCTTCACCAATCAACAAACGTACAAGTCACATCACAGTTGTCGTATCAGAAAAATAA
- the rpsC gene encoding 30S ribosomal protein S3, with translation MGQKVNPVGMRVGIIRDWDTKWYAEKEYAEFLHEDLKIRTFISKKLADAAVSTIEIERAANRIDISIHTAKPGMVIGKGGSEVENLRKELNKLTGKRVHINIVEIKKPDLDAKLVGEGIARQLENRVAFRRAQKQAIQRTMRAGAKGIKTQVSGRLNGADIARKEGYSEGTVPLHTLRADIDYAWEEAETTYGQLGVKVWIYRGEILPTKTNTEKGGK, from the coding sequence GTGGGTCAAAAAGTAAATCCAGTTGGAATGCGTGTTGGCATTATTCGTGATTGGGATACAAAATGGTATGCTGAAAAAGAATATGCTGAATTCCTGCATGAAGATTTAAAAATCCGTACATTTATCTCAAAAAAACTTGCTGATGCTGCTGTATCTACAATTGAAATTGAACGTGCTGCAAATCGCATTGATATTTCAATTCATACAGCAAAGCCAGGTATGGTAATCGGTAAAGGCGGATCTGAAGTTGAGAATTTAAGAAAAGAATTAAACAAATTAACTGGTAAACGAGTTCACATTAATATTGTTGAAATCAAAAAACCAGATTTAGACGCTAAATTAGTAGGCGAAGGAATTGCACGTCAACTAGAAAATCGTGTTGCTTTTCGTCGGGCACAAAAACAAGCCATTCAACGTACAATGCGTGCTGGCGCTAAGGGAATTAAAACACAAGTATCCGGTCGTTTAAATGGTGCAGACATTGCACGTAAAGAAGGTTATTCAGAAGGAACAGTTCCACTTCATACATTGCGTGCAGATATTGATTACGCATGGGAAGAAGCAGAAACAACTTATGGACAATTAGGAGTTAAGGTGTGGATTTATCGTGGTGAAATTTTACCAACGAAAACAAACACTGAGAAAGGAGGGAAATAA
- the rplP gene encoding 50S ribosomal protein L16, with protein sequence MLVPKRVKHRREFRGKMRGEAKGGKEVTFGEWGLQALDSHWITNRQIEAARIAMTRYMKRGGKVWIKIFPHKSYTSKAIGVRMGKGKGAPEGWVSPVKRGKIMFEVAGVSEEVAREALRLASHKLPIKTKIVKREEMGGESNES encoded by the coding sequence ATGTTAGTACCTAAACGTGTGAAACACCGTCGTGAGTTCAGAGGAAAAATGCGGGGGGAAGCTAAAGGTGGAAAAGAAGTAACTTTTGGTGAATGGGGTTTACAAGCCTTGGATTCCCATTGGATTACTAACCGACAAATTGAAGCTGCTCGTATCGCGATGACTCGTTATATGAAGCGTGGCGGAAAAGTATGGATTAAAATTTTCCCTCATAAATCATATACGAGTAAAGCTATTGGTGTTCGTATGGGTAAAGGTAAAGGAGCACCTGAAGGATGGGTATCCCCAGTCAAACGTGGCAAAATAATGTTTGAAGTTGCTGGTGTTTCTGAGGAAGTTGCACGTGAAGCACTTCGCCTTGCATCTCATAAATTACCTATCAAAACTAAAATCGTAAAACGTGAGGAAATGGGTGGTGAATCGAATGAAAGTTAA
- the rpmC gene encoding 50S ribosomal protein L29 encodes MKVKEIRELTTTEMLDKEKQLKEELFNLRFQLATGQLENTARIKEVRRSIARIKTVLREQEAN; translated from the coding sequence ATGAAAGTTAAAGAAATCAGAGAATTAACCACTACCGAAATGCTTGATAAAGAAAAACAATTAAAAGAAGAATTGTTTAATTTGAGATTCCAATTAGCAACAGGCCAGCTAGAAAATACGGCACGTATTAAAGAAGTACGTCGATCGATTGCACGCATTAAAACTGTCTTGCGTGAACAAGAAGCTAACTAA
- the rpsQ gene encoding 30S ribosomal protein S17 has protein sequence MTEERNNRKIYQGRVISDKMDKTITVVVETKKNHPIYGKRLKYSKKYKAHDENNTAKVGDIVRIMETRPLSATKRFRLLEVVEEAIII, from the coding sequence ATGACTGAAGAAAGAAATAATCGTAAAATTTATCAAGGTCGTGTGATTTCAGATAAAATGGACAAGACAATTACAGTCGTTGTTGAAACAAAGAAAAATCATCCTATCTATGGTAAACGTCTAAAATATTCAAAGAAGTATAAAGCACATGATGAAAACAACACTGCAAAAGTTGGTGACATCGTTAGAATCATGGAAACTCGTCCATTGTCAGCTACAAAACGTTTCCGTTTACTAGAGGTAGTCGAAGAAGCAATTATTATCTAA
- the rplN gene encoding 50S ribosomal protein L14 — protein sequence MIQAESRLKVADNSGAREILTIKVLGGSGRKTANIGDVIVATVKQATPGGVVKKGEVVKAVIVRTKSGARRSDGSYIKFDENAAVIVRDDKSPRGTRIFGPVARELRENNFMKIVSLSPEVL from the coding sequence GTGATCCAAGCAGAAAGCCGTTTAAAAGTCGCTGATAATTCAGGTGCACGTGAAATTTTGACGATCAAAGTCCTTGGAGGATCTGGTCGTAAAACTGCTAACATTGGTGACGTCATTGTAGCTACTGTCAAACAAGCAACACCAGGCGGTGTTGTTAAAAAAGGCGAAGTAGTGAAAGCCGTTATCGTTCGTACAAAATCTGGTGCTCGTCGCTCAGATGGTTCTTATATTAAATTTGATGAAAATGCTGCGGTGATTGTCCGTGATGATAAAAGTCCACGTGGAACTCGTATTTTTGGACCAGTTGCACGCGAATTAAGAGAAAACAATTTCATGAAGATCGTTTCTCTATCACCAGAAGTATTATAA
- the rplX gene encoding 50S ribosomal protein L24 codes for MFVKKGDKVKIITGKDKNKEGVVLSAFPKNEKVIVEGVNMMKKHQKPTQSAPQGGILEVEAPIHVSNVMVIDPSNGEATKVAYKEIDGKKVRISKKTGEALDK; via the coding sequence ATGTTTGTTAAAAAAGGCGATAAAGTAAAAATTATCACTGGAAAAGATAAAAACAAAGAAGGCGTTGTGTTATCAGCGTTTCCTAAAAACGAAAAAGTGATTGTTGAAGGTGTTAATATGATGAAAAAACATCAAAAACCTACACAATCAGCGCCACAAGGTGGCATTCTTGAAGTAGAAGCACCAATTCATGTTTCTAATGTAATGGTGATTGATCCTTCAAATGGTGAAGCAACAAAAGTTGCGTATAAAGAAATTGATGGAAAGAAAGTCCGCATTTCTAAAAAAACAGGTGAAGCTTTAGATAAATAA
- the rplE gene encoding 50S ribosomal protein L5 gives MNRLKEKYVNEIMPALMEKFNYSSIMQTPKIEKIVINMGVGDAVSNAKNLDKAVEELALISGQKPLITKAKKSIAGFRLREGMPIGAKVTLRGERMYEFFDKLVTVSLPRVRDFHGVSTKSFDGRGNYTLGVKEQLIFPEVDYDLVDKVRGMDIVIVTTANTDEESRELLAQLGMPFQK, from the coding sequence ATGAACCGCCTGAAAGAAAAATATGTAAATGAAATCATGCCAGCTTTAATGGAAAAATTTAATTATAGTTCTATTATGCAAACACCAAAGATTGAAAAAATCGTTATAAATATGGGTGTAGGTGATGCTGTATCTAACGCTAAAAATTTAGATAAAGCAGTTGAAGAATTAGCTTTAATCAGTGGACAAAAACCACTAATTACAAAGGCTAAAAAATCAATCGCGGGCTTCCGTTTGCGTGAAGGAATGCCAATTGGTGCAAAAGTTACATTACGTGGCGAAAGAATGTATGAATTTTTTGATAAATTAGTAACTGTTTCTCTACCTCGTGTACGTGACTTCCACGGAGTAAGTACAAAATCTTTTGATGGTAGAGGAAACTATACTCTAGGTGTTAAAGAACAATTAATTTTCCCAGAAGTTGATTATGATTTAGTAGATAAGGTACGAGGAATGGATATTGTTATTGTTACAACAGCGAACACGGATGAAGAATCTCGTGAGCTATTGGCACAACTAGGTATGCCGTTCCAAAAATAA
- a CDS encoding type Z 30S ribosomal protein S14 translates to MAKQSKIIKSERPAKYSTQNHTRCERCGRPRSVYRKFHLCRICFRELAFKGQIPGVKKASW, encoded by the coding sequence TTGGCTAAACAATCAAAAATTATTAAAAGTGAACGCCCAGCAAAATATTCAACACAAAATCATACACGTTGTGAACGTTGTGGACGTCCACGTTCAGTGTATCGTAAATTTCATCTTTGCCGTATTTGCTTCCGCGAACTTGCCTTTAAAGGTCAGATTCCCGGCGTGAAGAAAGCTAGCTGGTAA
- the rpsH gene encoding 30S ribosomal protein S8: MSMTDPIADFLTRIRNANMVKHESLEAPASKIKRDIAEILKREGFIRDVEYIQDDKQGVIRVFLKYGKDNERVITNLKRISKPGLRAYVKADEVPKVLNGLGIALISTSEGVITDKEARSKNIGGEVLAYVW; encoded by the coding sequence ATGTCTATGACAGACCCAATTGCAGATTTTCTAACTCGTATTCGTAATGCAAATATGGTTAAACATGAGAGTTTAGAAGCTCCTGCATCAAAAATCAAACGTGATATTGCGGAAATCTTGAAACGTGAAGGATTTATTCGCGATGTTGAATACATTCAAGATGACAAACAAGGCGTTATTCGTGTTTTTCTGAAATATGGTAAAGACAACGAACGTGTTATTACTAACTTGAAACGTATTTCTAAACCAGGATTACGTGCTTATGTTAAAGCTGATGAGGTGCCTAAAGTCCTAAATGGCTTAGGAATTGCTCTTATTTCAACCTCTGAAGGTGTTATTACTGATAAAGAAGCTAGATCAAAAAATATTGGCGGCGAAGTGCTTGCCTACGTATGGTAA